Proteins co-encoded in one Aspergillus flavus chromosome 2, complete sequence genomic window:
- a CDS encoding cell-cycle control medial ring component-domain-containing protein, whose product MYTSGPAAAMAEVNFIKSFISSLDSRPIKLPADYVIDPERVGRVPYLLPRMPAPHPEMPKKVKQAQAPGSAKSITVNLKSARNPVLEIKLSNKPISTTSVQDLKDAVRDRVVDAQSNKIPLDKIKILYKRKPVTGKTISEILADEPEMLAGGKEVEFGVMIMGGAKVVDEDQEMVDRGASPKAALGPSGESVLETDDFWEDLEGFLAQRIKDNEEATKLRSLFKEAWSSSR is encoded by the exons ATGTACACCTCCGGACCCGCGGCCGCCATGGCAGAAGTCAACTTTATCAAATCATTCATCTCTTCCCTGGACTCCCGCCCTATCAAGCTCCCCGCCGACTATGTCATCGATCCAGAACGAGTCGGGCGAGTCCCT TACCTCCTCCCCCGCATGCCAGCCCCCCACCCCGAAATGCCCAAGAAAGTGAAACAGGCTCAAGCCCCCGGCTCCGCCAAATCAATCACCGTGAACTTAAAATCCGCGCGGAATCCTGTCCTTGAAATCAAGCTTTCCAACAAGCCTATCTCTACGACTTCCGTTCAGGACCTCAAGGATGCAGTGCGGGACCGTGTGGTAGACGCTCAATCGAACAAGATTCCtctggacaagatcaagatCCTGTATAAGCGCAAGCCGGTTACGGGGAAGACTATCTCGGAGATATTGGCTGATGAGCCGGAGATGCTGGCTGGTGGGAAGGAAGTTGAGTTTGGGGTTATGATTATGGGTGGCGcgaaggttgttgatgaggaTCAGGAGATGGTTGATCGTGGTGCGTCGCCCAAGGCTGCTCTTGGACCTAGTGGGGAGAGTGTTCTGGAGACAGACGACTTCTGGGAGGATCTGGAGGGATTCCTGGCGCAGAGGATTAAGGATAATGAGGAGGCGACGAAGTTGAGGAGCTTGTTTAAGGAGGCTTGGAGTTCGAGTCGGTGA
- a CDS encoding putative MATH and UCH domain protein: MDTTETSVTVEQLPPVTPDIEPPSTTDTGATTVALDAPTNDAPESSTDQSNNTVESPLLVPENNISSQDTSVEEHEPPVRSDISAPPRPPPPEAEHAYWAEMEEDTSVPDEAEMKEIESAADGDYSAYEYPYWEKNFHPDLDDPEYRPIEKARLTWKIHGVRGTKEHPNRAKVMRSPPAYIGGYWWSIKFFPRGNNVGSLSIYIECSPTMPLPDKTLPDSEFKVLRGPADVDINDRAPDLNLNFAHTDDSAAWLENYKSQYPPAANEEKATSNTWRVSAQIGVILYNPDEPRTGWMQSSCHQFNPHNLDWGWTSFHGPWDQIHRRQRGQRQALLRNDTLAFDAYIRIIDDPTRSLWWHASDSEPTWDSLGLTGYRPLGDSVINHSAEVAGLATWLHIAPFCKIIQNANIVEHHGNCDVKPKPLCDALQRFLWQLRSRKNSLQYVDTDIITSTLRNLHEYSGDVCEFWERLRRTLELELAGTSAVKDLAALFDSPTPDLLLQETQGSDVVNTIPKDYNSRICVPADQVKTMREALSNYLDSKPGRWALPPILHVELSRQKLDKAARQWRLIYNRVDLDEELDLSPWLLNGQRGKYVLYGYIVHRGRRTSGKFFSILRPGGPGTKWLAFDDGSDNRVECLTRKTALGPHLGLDASQKVDHKTGHDVAIAVMYIRSDLAPQYLPGPQGPWDAPPAMKEYYERGIHPYAESSDGKVAGDIQVEVYSAPQYDKLDSLFDTYDLMSQAKAANKVMYLTVPRSTNLIELRKKIALWASAGAQDQTGPEHIRLWQIGHTRDRFGPTLAFSRVSDLRTTLNLPLKTARFWIQVVSDVDAKYFAMADPREVDVAQNKPEEAVFEREDSDSSDDQQSVAEVEAGRAGPSGTASRVDDTAQVVTTETSSEHFDNNVTENSGEGAAASLETSHPENDIPNGAENDAVIAAIIAEDIQQMETEQSTDIPQINEVMNMPRAIEVSTESLTTDDVSAPSMEPEPALPVDHVYYFIQIFDVDAQALRTVGSFFSQKEETIKAAIRKHLQWPVTKDFQVWQRVDGTTVTTMSSAETFEVFVPDGTCFIVGDKLNKDKRLKLNQQGLLANPDQLVRYLWAKSRNHPTKAFTGFKTIEASFTNEFYSGDLNKGYYHGKGKHVSDSAATYDGDFVLGKRHGKGFLEYPIGDTYDGDWFENQCHGQGTFVEKKTGNKYVGGYKDGKRHGKGISYWEVADEEMDLCQICYCEEQDALFYDCGHVCACVTCARQVEICPICRKNIVSVVKIYRT, from the exons ATGGACACCACCGAGACATCGGTGACAGTCGAGCAACTTCCTCCTGTCACACCAGATATTGAACCACCTTCAACAACAGACACAGGTGCAACGACAGTCGCTCTGGACGCGCCGACCAACGACGCTCCAGAGTCTTCGACAGACCAATCGAACAACACTGTAGAATCACCTCTGCTAGTACCAGAAAACAATATCTCATCTCAAGATACTAGTGTTGAGGAGCATGAGCCTCCCGTCCGATCTGATATCTCTGCCCCTCCACGACCCCCACCTCCAGAGGCCGAACATGCTTACTGggcggagatggaggaggatacCTCGGTCCCGGACGAGGCTGAGATGAAGGAAATCGAGTCTGCTGCTGATGGGGACTACAGTGCCTACGAAT ATCCTTACTGGGAGAAGAACTTCCACCCGGACCTGGACGATCCCGAGTATCGTCCCATTGAAAAGGCTCGCCTTACTTGGAAAATTCATGGGGTTAGAGGCACGAAAGAGCATCCCAATCGTGCCAAGGTCATGCGCTCTCCACCAGCCTACATTGGCGGCTACTGGTGGTCCATTAAGTTTTTTCCCCGCGGGAATAATGTTGGTTCCCTGAGTATCTATATTGAATGCTCCCCCACTATGCCCCTTCCTGACAAGACTTTACCCGATTCCGAGTTTAAAGTGCTCCGGGGTCCAGCTGATGTAGATATTAATGACCGTGCTCCCGACCTGAACCTCAACTTTGCCCACACAGATGACTCCGCAGCTTGGCTGGAGAACTACAAGTCACAGTATCCACCGGCTGCcaacgaagaaaaagcgaCGTCCAATACTTGGAGAGTTTCGGCACAGATCGGTGTCATCTTATACAACCCAGATGAACCAAGGACTGGATGGATGCAGTCATCTTGCCATCAATTCAATCCACACAATCTTGACTGGGGCTGGACTAGTTTCCATGGTCCGTGGGACCAGATCCACCGCCGGCAGCGGGGCCAGCGTCAGGCACTACTCCGCAATGATACCTTAGCGTTTGATGCCTATATCCGTATCATTGACGACCCTACACGCTCATTATGGTGGCATGCTAGTGATTCGGAACCTACCTGGGATAGTCTAGGGCTCACTGGCTACCGCCCGCTTGGAGATTCCGTCATCAACCACAGTGCCGAGGTCGCGGGATTAGCCACATGGTTACACATTGCACCTTTCTGCAAGATCATTCAAAATGCCAATATCGTGGAACATCACGGCAACTGTGACGTCAAACCTAAGCCGCTCTGTGATGCATTGCAGAGGTTCCTCTGGCAGCTACGTTCCCGTAAAAATTCTCTCCAGTATGTGGACACCGACATTATTACATCTACGCTGCGCAATCTGCACGAGTACTCCGGAGATGTATGTGAGTTCTGGGAACGCTTGCGACGTACCCTGGAGTTGGAACTTGCAGGTACGAGTGCAGTGAAAGACTTAGCAGCGCTGTTCGACAGCCCAACTCCTGATCTGCTTCTACAGGAGACTCAAGGATCGGATGTGGTCAACACTATCCCAAAGGATTACAATTCCCGTATCTGCGTGCCTGCCGACCAGGTAAAGACAATGCGTGAAGCCCTCAGCAATTATTTGGATTCCAAACCAGGCCGTTGGGCATTGCCGCCTATACTCCATGTGGAGCTAAGTCGCCAGAAGCTCGATAAAGCAGCTCGGCAATGGCGGTTAATCTATAACCGGGTGGACCTGGACGAAGAACTGGACCTTTCGCCATGGCTACTAAATGGTCAACGCGGGAAGTATGTCCTGTACGGTTACATCGTCCACCGAGGTCGACGCACTTCGGGTAAATTCTTCAGCATTCTTCGCCCCGGTGGTCCTGGAACGAAGTGGCTGGCGTTTGATGACGGAAGCGACAACCGTGTCGAGTGTTTAACCCGTAAGACAGCCTTGGGCCCTCATCTAGGTCTAGATGCAAGTCAGAAGGTCGACCACAAAACTGGCCACGATGTTGCCATTGCTGTGATGTATATCCGCAGTGACCTCGCGCCACAGTATCTACCGGGTCCTCAAGGGCCATGGGATGCGCCTCCAGCTATGAAAGAATATTACGAACGTGGCATTCATCCCTACGCGGAATCATCTGACGGGAAGGTGGCAGGGGATATTCAGGTCGAAGTTTACTCTGCTCCACAGTATGATAAGCTGGACAGCTTGTTCGACACTTATGACCTGATGTCGCAGGCGAAGGCAGCCAACAAGGTCATGTATCTGACAGTGCCTCGGTCAACGAACCTCATTGAGCTGCGCAAGAAAATTGCTTTATGGGCTTCTGCAGGTGCCCAAGATCAGACAGGTCCAGAGCATATTCGCCTCTGGCAGATTGGACATACTCGCGACCGGTTCGGTCCTACACTCGCGTTTTCTCGTGTATCGGACCTGAGAACCACACTGAATTTGCCCCTGAAGACAGCTCGTTTCTGGATACAGGTTGTTTCAGATG TGGACGCAAAGTATTTCGCCATGGCGGATCCGCGGGAAGTGGACGTCGCACAGAACAAGCCTGAAGAGGCTGTTTTCGAACGTGAAGACTCCGATTCCTCTGATGATCAGCAATCTGTTGCTGAAGTCGAAGCTGGACGGGCGGGTCCATCTGGCACCGCGTCTCGCGTGGATGACACTGCGCAAGTTGTGACTACAGAAACCTCCTCCGAACACTTTGATAATAATGTTACCGAGAACTCGGGCGAGGGTGCTGCAGCATCACTGGAGACGAGTCACCCTGAAAATGACATCCCTAATGGGGCTGAAAATGATGCTGTCATTGCTGCAATTATTGCCGAGGATATCCAACAGATGGAAACGGAGCAATCAACTGACATTCCTCAAATCAACGAGGTCATGAACATGCCTCGAGCTATTGAAGTCAGCACTGAGTCTCTTACAACTGATGATGTTTCTGCTCCTTCAATGGAGCCAGAACCCGCGTTACCGGTGGACCATGTGTATTATTTCATCCAAATCTTCGATGTGGATGCACAGGCCTTGCGGACCGTCGGGTCATTTTTCTCTCAGAAGGAGGAGACTATCAAGGCTGCAATACGGAAGCACTTGCAATGGCCCGTGACCAAGGATTTCCAGGTCTGGCAGCGTGTCGATGGCACTACGGTGACAACTATGTCCTCTGCCGAGACCTTTGAGGTGTTCGTGCCCGATGGCACTTGCTTCATTGTCGGAGACAAGCTGAACAAGGACAA ACGTTTAAAACTCAACCAGCAAGGTTTACTTGCCAACCCTGATCAGCTGGTGCGGTATCTGTGGGCTAAATCCCGCAACCACCCCACCAAGGCATTCACCGGGTTCAAGACCATCGAAGCGTCATTCACCAATGAATTTTATAGCGGTGATTTAAACAAGGGTTACTACCATGGTAAAGGAAAGCACGTCTCTGATTCAGCCGCTACCTACGATGGAGATTTCGTCCTCGGAAAGCGTCATGGTAAGGGATTCTTGGAGTATCCTATTGGCGACACCTATGACGGAGATTGGTTCGAAAATCAGTGCCATGGCCAGGGCACCTTCGTCGAGAAGAAGACAGGCAACAAGTATGTGGGCGGTTACAAAGATGGTAAACGTCATGGGAAAGGTATCAGCTACTGGGAAGTAGCCGATGAAGAAATGGATCTCTGTCAGATCTGTTACTGCGAAGAGCAAGATGCCTTGTTCTATGACTGTGGCCACGTCTGTGCCTGTGTCACCTGCGCACGCCAGGTGGAAATCTGTCCAATCTGTCGGAAGAACATTGTCAGCGTCGTCAAGATCTACAGGACGTAG
- a CDS encoding putative nucleolar RNA methyltransferase (ribosomal RNA methyltransferase Nop2), with translation MGRGRRMKKQGPPAPLDESKITMLKKRKAGETVSKTEAGKKRRRAEVEEEPLKEAPKKKVNAAVNGKSKKEVAVPETKGKKKAVEQKKPSFMDSSDEEDEEMSDLDNEEMLDDEFGDLDGVSDGSMDSQDEDDSENDDSVMDSDEEDHPRQAMFSDDEDLSDAEEKLTAANIEGLSRKLDLEKEAEEEEAERELQESAMQTNIAGDRPDVFGDGEGSGPGLAPDLQLLRTRITDTIRILGDLKTLGQAGKSRADYVSLLLDDICTYYGYTPFLAEKLFNLFTPMEAFAFFEANETPRPVVIRTNTLRTNRRSLAQALINRGVVLEPVGKWSKVGLQVFESAVPLGATPEYLAGHYILQAASSFLPVMALAPQPNERVLDMASAPGGKTTYISALMRNTGCVIANDASKPRAKGLIGNIHRLGCKNTLVTHLDARTAFPKAMGGFDRVLLDAPCTGTGVISKDPAVKTSKTERDFLAIPHMQRQLLLAAIDSVDHSSKTGGYIVYSTCSVTVEENEAVVQYVLRKRPNVKIVDTGLGDFGSPGFKEYMGKHFDAKMTMTRRYFPHRENVDGFYVCKLKKTGPSPTDKKPEGEAASEPKSSEARATPKSDDEDVIDKTPITDDDGNVMETEGGSFGPFEEDDDADRIARAERNRLRRKGINPKAVLNKPSKKSKSEPESTEESKDSESSAPEPKKKTATTTPEKAKKAQKNTKPKSQESTTPEKKSEGSTSEKKKSKSQASTTDKKKAKKSTK, from the coding sequence ATGGGTAGGGGTCGTCGTATGAAGAAGCAGGGCCCTCCGGCCCCGCTTGATGAGTCTAAGATCACTATGCTTaagaagcgcaaggctgGCGAGACTGTATCGAAGACGGAAGCGGGCAAGAAGCGGAGAAGAGCCGAAGTTGAGGAGGAGCCTTTGAAGGAagcgccgaagaagaaggtcaatGCGGCTGTCAATGGCAAGAGCAAAAAGGAGGTTGCTGTGCCGGAGACtaagggcaagaagaaggccgtgGAACAGAAGAAGCCCTCGTTTATGGACTCgagcgatgaggaagacgaagagatGTCGGATCTTGACAACGAGGAAATGCTGGATGATGAGTTCGGTGATCTGGATGGCGTCAGCGATGGTTCAATGGATAGccaggatgaagacgatTCAGAGAACGATGACTCGGTTATGGAttcggacgaggaagaccaTCCCCGCCAAGCGATGTTctccgatgacgaggatctTTCCGATGCGGAAGAAAAATTGACGGCAGCAAACATCGAGGGATTGTCCCGGAAATTggatctggagaaggaggccgaagaggaagaggcagaGCGCGAATTGCAGGAGTCCGCCATGCAGACAAACATCGCCGGGGACCGTCCTGATGTGTTTGGGGATGGTGAAGGATCTGGTCCAGGCCTGGCTCCTGACCTGCAGCTCCTCCGTACAAGAATTACAGACACTATCCGTATTCTGGGTGATTTGAAGACATTGGGACAGGCTGGAAAGTCTCGCGCCGATTACGTATCGCTGCTTCTGGACGACATCTGCACTTACTACGGATATACGCCATTCCTCGCAGAGAAGCTGTTCAACCTTTTCACACCTATGGAGGCTTTCGCCTTTTTCGAAGCGAACGAAACCCCTCGTCCTGTTGTCATCCGTACCAACACACTGCGCACTAACCGTCGCTCTCTGGCTCAAGCACTTATCAACCGTGGTGTTGTGCTCGAGCCTGTCGGAAAGTGGTCCAAGGTCGGTCTCCAAGTATTCGAGTCTGCCGTTCCTCTTGGTGCCACACCAGAGTATCTGGCTGGTCACTACATTCTGCAAGCTgcctcttccttcctccccgTCATGGCATTGGCCCCTCAACCTAACGAGCGAGTTCTCGATATGGCCTCTGCCCCCGGTGGTAAGACCACATACATCTCCGCATTGATGCGTAACACCGGCTGTGTGATCGCCAACGATGCCAGCAAGCCCCGTGCCAAGGGTTTGATCGGTAACATTCACCGTCTCGGCTGCAAGAACACCCTCGTGACCCACCTCGATGCCCGCACAGCCTTCCCCAAGGCCATGGGTGGTTTCGATCGCGTCTTGCTCGATGCTCCCTGTACCGGTACTGGTGTTATCTCCAAGGATCCTGCCGTCAAGACCTCCAAGACCGAACGCGACTTCCTCGCTATCCCCCACATGCAGCGTCAGCTGCTCCTCGCTGCCATCGACTCCGTCGACCACTCCTCGAAAACAGGCGGTTACATCGTCTACTCTACCTGTAGTGTAACTGTCGAGGAGAACGAGGCCGTCGTCCAGTACGTCCTGCGCAAGCGTCCCAACGTGAAGATCGTCGACACCGGTCTGGGTGACTTCGGCAGCCCCGGTTTCAAGGAATACATGGGCAAGCACTTCGATGCTAAGATGACCATGACCCGCCGCTACTTCCCCCACCGCGAGAACGTCGACGGTTTCTACGTCTGCaagttgaagaagaccgGACCCAGCCCCACAGACAAGAAGCCCGAGGGCGAAGCCGCCTCCGAGCCTAAGTCCTCTGAGGCTCGCGCTACCCCCAAgtccgacgacgaagatgtcATCGACAAGACCCCAATCACCGATGATGACGGCAACGTCATGGAAACCGAGGGTGGCTCTTTCGGTCCCttcgaggaagacgatgacgcTGATCGCATCGCCCGCGCTGAGCGCAACCGTCTCCGCAGAAAGGGTATCAACCCCAAGGCCGTCCTCAACAAGCCCAGCAAGAAGTCGAAGTCCGAGCCCGAATCCACAGAAGAATCCAAGGACTCCGAATCCTCTGCCCCCgaaccgaagaagaagaccgcCACCACTACTCCcgagaaagcaaagaaagctcAGAAGAACACCAAGCCCAAGAGCCAAGAATCCACCACCCCCGAGAAGAAATCTGAAGGCTCCACctctgaaaagaaaaagtccaAATCTCAAGCCTCAACGACAGATAAGAAAAAGGCTAAGAAGTCGACCAAATAG
- a CDS encoding major facilitator superfamily domain-containing protein has product MSSNDFSKKDFGPSSEKYSDKKDGLALEGTGPSPSRQPPAPFHAEHVSQSDNSSEDHGKLSGDGKRELTEDDCYDKLGFSFPWYKKWAILTVIFTVQMSMNFNSSVYPNAVTPLSEHFHVSEQAARVGQMIFLVAYAFGCELWAPWSEELGRWPIMQLSLFLVNIWQIPCALAPNFGTIIVCRFLGGLSSAGGSVTLGMTADMWEPDDQGFAVAYVVLSSVGGTTIGPIFGGMIQQWLKWEWNFWIQLIFGGVTQLVHFFFVSETRATILIDREAKRRRKTGEDPNIYGPNELKKPRFEAKDVLRVWCRPFEMFLREPIVLFLSLLSGFSDALIFTCIESFNLVFKQWGFNPLQIGLCFISIVVGYVVAYGIFLPDIWRQRQIRKSDGNTARLPERRLLLLLFIAPLETIGLFGFAWTSMGPDYTHWIVPLVFVFLIAIANYGIYMATIDYMVAAYGPYSASATGGNGFARDLLAGLSAMYATPMYSNIGGKFHLQWASTILACLAILVTIPIYIFYWKGPEIRASSKFAQTLEADRAQHAGRRASRLSAEEKPYMA; this is encoded by the coding sequence ATGTCCTCTAATGACTTTTCAAAGAAGGATTTTGGTCCAAGTTCTGAAAAGTACTCGGATAAGAAAGATGGGTTAGCTTTGGAGGGCACAGGCCCAAGTCCGTCTCGACAACCTCCTGCGCCTTTCCATGCGGAACATGTCTCTCAGTCAGACAACAGTAGTGAAGACCATGGAAAGCTTAGTGGGGATGGGAAGAGGGAACTGACCGAGGACGACTGCTACGATAAACTGGGATTTAGCTTTCCATGGTATAAGAAGTGGGCTATACTTACGGTCATCTTCACTGTACAAATGTCAATGAACTTCAACAGCAGTGTGTATCCCAATGCGGTCACGCCCCTGTCGGAACATTTTCATGTCAGTGAGCAAGCTGCTCGAGTAGGCCAGATGATCTTCTTGGTGGCCTATGCTTTTGGATGTGAGCTGTGGGCACCCTGGAGTGAAGAGCTCGGTCGATGGCCTATCATGCAGCTCAGTCTGTTCTTGGTCAACATTTGGCAGATCCCCTGTGCCCTGGCACCCAACTTCGGCACCATTATTGTCTGCCGCTTCCTTGGTGGCTTGAGCTCAGCGGGCGGTTCAGTCACCCTGGGTATGACTGCAGACATGTGGGAACCTGATGACCAAGGTTTTGCCGTTGCCTATGTGGTATTGTCTTCTGTCGGTGGTACCACGATCGGCCCTATCTTTGGTGGAATGATCCAGCAATGGCTGAAATGGGAGTGGAACTTCTGGATTCAGCTTATCTTTGGCGGAGTTACGCAATTAGTtcacttcttttttgtctctGAGACTCGCGCAACGATTCTGATCGACCGGGAGGCGAAGCGCCGTCGCAAGACGGGCGAGGATCCGAATATTTATGGACCGAACGAGCTGAAGAAGCCCCGATTTGAAGCTAAAGATGTTTTACGTGTGTGGTGCCGACCCTTTGAGATGTTCCTGAGGGAACCTATCgtgctcttcctttctctaCTGTCTGGATTTTCCGATGCTCTGATTTTCACCTGCATTGAGTCTTTCAACCTCGTGTTCAAACAATGGGGATTCAATCCTCTCCAGATTGGGCTCTGCTTCATTTCCATCGTCGTAGGCTATGTCGTCGCATATGGTATCTTTCTCCCCGATATTTGGCGCCAGCGCCAAATTAGAAAGAGTGATGGAAATACAGCTCGGTTGCCTGAACGTCGCCTGCtactccttctcttcattgCACCCCTGGAGACGATTGGGCTGTTTGGGTTTGCCTGGACATCAATGGGTCCGGACTACACCCATTGGATCGTGCCActtgtttttgttttcttgattgCCATTGCGAATTACGGGATCTACATGGCAACCATCGACTATATGGTTGCCGCATACGGACCGTACTCTGCGTCCGCCACTGGAGGCAACGGCTTTGCTCGTGATCTTCTCGCAGGGCTGTCGGCCATGTACGCGACTCCAATGTACAGCAACATCGGTGGCAAGTTCCACCTGCAGTGGGCGAGTACCATTCTTGCCTGTCTGGCCATTCTCGTGACCATTCCCATCTACATATTCTATTGGAAGGGTCCAGAGATCCGGGCGAGTAGTAAATTTGCTCAGACCCTGGAGGCTGACCGCGCACAGCATGCAGGACGCCGGGCCAGTCGCCTCAGCGCGGAGGAGAAGCCATACATGGCCTGA
- a CDS encoding uncharacterized protein (expressed protein): protein MNPQTPPKQQYTTPTPQPNKQPILLLEPEPETHKTALEAAKLHKRRLEHAVLLSALRSRVPYSSIPGVLASVSGTGGGGFECKVECDYRQHYNYTYTHNYTHNYSYSYQSVYRNVYVVPGGTVMGGIGYGQPRVLDDSFLRRAYKRRDLVRKRKTSSGGRSSGRGSVGSEASSSSSVGA from the coding sequence ATGAACCCTCAAACacccccaaaacaacaatataCAACACCAACCCCccaaccaaacaaacaacCAATACTACTCCTGGAACCAGAACCAGAAACCCACAAAACAGCCCTCGAAGCCGCAAAACTCCACAAACGACGCCTGGAACACGCTGTCCTGTTATCTGCTCTCCGGTCACGTGTACCATACAGTTCTATTCCGGGGGTATTGGCTTCTGTTTCTGGGActgggggtggagggtttGAATGCAAAGTCGAATGCGACTATAGACAGCACTATAACTATACCTATACCCACAACTATACCCACAACTATAGTTATAGTTATCAGTCTGTGTATAGAAATGTATATGTCGTTCCTGGGGGTACGGTGATGGGTGGTATCGGGTATGGTCAGCCTAGGGTACTGGACGATAGCTTCTTGAGACGAGCGTATAAGAGGAGGGATTtagtgaggaagaggaagacttcTTCTGGTGGGAGGAGTTCTGGGCGGGGGAGTGTAGGATCTGAGGCTAGTTCGAGTTCCAGTGTTGGGGCTTGA
- a CDS encoding Deoxyhypusine synthase produces MSSQPAEAAPPTSATNAVLVASEPVPEGTHQVQGVDFERFQGRDITVAEMVDNMRYMGFQGTAVAEATRIMNDMRAYRHPESGEKTTIFLGYTSNLISSGLRDTIRYLVRHRHVSAIVTTAGGVEEDLIKCLAPTYMGSFTAPGAGLRAKGLNRIGNLLVPNSNYCAFEDWLIPILDKMLEEQEAAKKKAQQTGDEEDELHWTPSRIIERLGREINHEDSVLYWAARNNIPIFCPALTDGSLGDMLYFHTFRSSPQRLRVDIVDDVRRINTMAVRAARAGIIILGGGVVKHHIANACLMRNGAEHAVYVNTAQEFDGSDAGARPDEAVSWGKIKADAKAVKVYAEATVVFPMMVAASFARADQSSANAADQAQN; encoded by the exons ATGTCCTCTCAACCAGCGGAGGCTGCCCCTCCTACCTCTGCTACTAATGCCGTCCTAGTTGCTTCGGAGCCCGTTCCTGAGGGCACTCATCAGGTTCAGGGTGTGGACTTTGAGCGTTTTCAAGGTCGCGACATTACTGTCGCTGAGATGGTGGATAATATGAGATATATGGGTTTCCAAGGTACTGCAGTCGCCGAGGCTACACGCATTATGAATGATATG CGAGCCTACCGCCATCCAGAATCGGGAGAGAAAACGACCATCTTTCTTGGATACACTTCCAATCTAATCTCATCGGGCCTCCGGGACACCATTCGCTACCTCGTTCGCCATCGTCACGTTTCTGCAATTGTCACCACGGCCGGCGGAGTGGAGGAAGATTTGATCAAGTGTTTGGCCCCTACGTACATGGGTTCCTTTACGGCTCCTGGGGCTGGGCTTCGTGCGAAAGGACTAAACCGCATTGGCAATCTACTTGTTCCGAATAGCAATTACTGTGCCTTTGAAGATTGGTTAATCCCCATTCTGGATAAAATGTTGGAGGAGCAAGAGGCCGCCAAAAAGAAGGCTCAACAGaccggtgatgaggaggatgagctTCACTGGACGCCCAGCCGTATTATCGAGCGGTTGGGCCGCGAGATCAACCATGAGGATTCCGTGCTTTACTGGGCCGCGCGCAACAACATACCCATCTTTTGCCCGGCGCTCACCGATGGCTCCCTAGGAGACATGCTGTATTTCCACACTTTCCGATCCTCTCCACAACGCCTGCGGGTGGATATCGTGGATGATGTGCGTCGCATTAACACGATGGCCGTCCGGGCCGCCCGGGCAGGAATAATCATCCTCGGCGGCGGTGTGGTCAAGCACCATATTGCCAACGCGTGTCTCATGCGGAATGGGGCGGAGCATGCGGTGTATGTAAATACGGCCCAGGAGTTCGACGGAAGCGATGCTGGAGCTCGTCCCGACGAGGCTGTCAGCTGGGGAAAGATCAAGGCGGACGCCAAGGCAGTCAAGGTGTATGCGGAGGCCACCGTAGTTTTCCCAATGATGGTTGCAGCCTCATTTGCTCGGGCCGACCAGTCTTCTGCAAATGCAGCTGACCAGGCCCAGAACTAA
- a CDS encoding glycoside hydrolase superfamily: protein MPKQCVLHPSVPSSHNGGDPFAKVIGYYEGWMSDSKCHPTLPGELPLGILTHLYFAFAYIDPKSYTITTMSSDMSEELFTQVAAVKDLKPSLKIYVSVGGWTFSDNDTVTQPLFGEIAADATKRRTFANNTLKILNTYGFDGIDIDWEYPGAGDRRGKPRDTDNYVKLLAKLRSTFNASGRKLGISFTAPSSYWYLKWFDLPGLLKYAD from the exons ATGCCAAAGCAATGCGTCCTCCACCCGTCAGTTCCCTCGAGCCACAATGGCGGGGATCCTTTTGCCAAAG TAATCGGGTACTATGAGGGATGGATGTCCGATTCCAAATGCCATCCAACCCTGCCCGGGGAACTCCCTT TGGGCATCCTAACTCATCTATATTTCGCCTTTGCCTATATTGATCCCAAGAGCTATACCATTACTACAATGAGCTCAGATATGTCAGAGGAACTGTTCACGCAGGTAGCCGCGGTCAAAGACTTGAAGCCATCACTCAAGATCTACGTTAGCGTGGGTGGTTGGACCTTCTCCGATAACGACACGGTAACTCAGCCGTTATTTGGCGAGATTGCGGCGGATGCAACGAAGCGTAGGACATTTGCAAATAATACGCTAAAGATTCTAAATACCTATGGATTTGATGGAATCGACATTGATTG GGAGTATCCTGGGGCGGGTGACCGACGTGGCAAGCCCAGAGATACAGATAACTATGTCAAATTGTTGGCCAAGTTAAGAAGCACATTCAATGCATCGGGCCGAAAGCTTGGCATAAGTTTTACAGCGCCTTCTTCGTACTGGTATCTGAAATGGTTCGACCTTCCAGGGTTGCTGAAGTACGCAGACTAG